Genomic DNA from Luteolibacter arcticus:
CATCGGCATCCCGGTTTCCTACACTAACGTCTTCTGGGGCGGCCGCTCCGAGATCAAGCCGTCCGAAATTTCCCCGGTGGTTTACAAGGAATGGCATGCGAGAATGGCGGAAGCCTGATCGACCTGACCATGCGACGATTTCGTCACAAGCGCCCCGTTCCCGCGGTCAAGGGGCGTCCCTAAACCTCACCGCGCATGCAGAAAATCCTGATAGTCGAGGATGAACGCGACATTGCCGACCTCGTAGGCTTCAACCTGGAGCGCGCAGGTTATTCCGTGATGAAAGCGCACGACGGCATCACCGGTGCCGAAGTCGCGATCCGTGAACGCCCGGACCTTGTCATCCTTGACCTGATGCTTCCCGGGAAGGACGGCTACGGGGTTTTCAAGGAACTCCGCCGCGACTCCCGCAGCCGCGACATCCCGGTCATCATGTTGACCGCCCGCGCCCAAACCGAGGACCGCATCCAGGGCCTCGAAGCCGGCGCCGACGACTACCTGACCAAGCCCTTTTCGCCGAAGGAACTCATGCTGCGCGTGCAAGCGGTGCTCAAGCGCAGCGATGGCCCGCCCGGCTCCGTGGAGGTGACCTACGGGCCCTTCCGTTTCGACAAGAACTCGCTCAAGTTTTACCTCAAAGGCGAGCCCGTCGAGCTGACCTCGACCGAATTCAAGCTGCTGCTTTTCCTGACCGAGCGGGCGGGCAAGGCGCAGGACCGCAATGATCTTCTCCGCACCGTCTGGGGTTACAGCGACGAGGTCCACAGCCGGACTCTCGACACCCACATGAAGCGGCTCCGTCAGAAATTGGGCGAACATGCAGCGATGGTTGAAACCGTGCGTGGCATTGGCTACTGCGTGTCCTCTCTCTGAGGATGCCCGAGCCATTTGCCACACTCTCCACCGTCGCCGCGCTGGCCGCTCTCACCGCGCTTGGCATTACCGCCCTGCGCCTGCGACGCGCCAGAAAGGAATTCAACGAGGAAGTCTCCGCGTGGAA
This window encodes:
- a CDS encoding response regulator transcription factor; the encoded protein is MQKILIVEDERDIADLVGFNLERAGYSVMKAHDGITGAEVAIRERPDLVILDLMLPGKDGYGVFKELRRDSRSRDIPVIMLTARAQTEDRIQGLEAGADDYLTKPFSPKELMLRVQAVLKRSDGPPGSVEVTYGPFRFDKNSLKFYLKGEPVELTSTEFKLLLFLTERAGKAQDRNDLLRTVWGYSDEVHSRTLDTHMKRLRQKLGEHAAMVETVRGIGYCVSSL